A window of Castanea sativa cultivar Marrone di Chiusa Pesio chromosome 1, ASM4071231v1 contains these coding sequences:
- the LOC142636863 gene encoding uncharacterized protein LOC142636863 has product MTCWAIWNRRNKLRVREVVWPLNKVAGVAHSQLQEFQQVHRWPNKKVCARRSLWKPPDAAFVKANFDGAIFKDLKAAGIGVAVRNEHGEVVAALVEQIPSPDSVFTLETLVARCAALFVRELRLRNVVFEGDLESSIHAISNRLLLHSPCGHIIQDILLFAISLQSFSFSHVCRQGNALADALAKRARLSYPLLVWMESVPLDLYNCYLSDFSSFN; this is encoded by the coding sequence ATGACTTGTTGGGCTATATGGAACCGCCGGAATAAGTTGCGGGTTAGAGAAGTGGTTTGGCCGTTGAACAAGGTTGCTGGTGTTGCGCATAGTCAATTGCAGGAGTTCCAGCAAGTTCATCGATGGCCCAACAAGAAGGTTTGTGCAAGGAGATCTCTATGGAAGCCTCCTGATGCGGCTTTTGTGAAGGCCAATTTTGATGGGGcaatttttaaagatttaaagGCAGCAGGTATTGGTGTGGCTGTTCGGAATGAACATGGGGAGGTGGTTGCAGCTTTGGTAGAGCAGATTCCCAGTCCTGACTCTGTTTTTACACTCGAAACTTTGGTGGCTAGGTGTGCAGCTCTTTTTGTTCGAGAACTTAGGCTTCGTAATGTTGTTTTTGAGGGTGATTTAGAGTCTTCCATTCATGCTATTAGTAATAGACTTTTATTACATTCGCCTTGTGGTCATATCATTCAAGACATTTTGTTGTTTGCTATCTCCCTTCagagtttttctttctctcatgtgTGTAGGCAAGGTAATGCTCTAGCTGATGCCTTGGCTAAGAGAGCTAGGTTGTCTTATCCTTTGTTGGTTTGGATGGAGTCTGTTCCTTTGGATTTGTATAACTGTTATCTATcagatttttcttcttttaattaa